The Etheostoma spectabile isolate EspeVRDwgs_2016 chromosome 4, UIUC_Espe_1.0, whole genome shotgun sequence sequence ccttcaaccaatcagaacgaTCCAGGTGATTTAGAAGCGACAGCGACATCAACCGTGCGCTTCGGTGGctgctatgttgaatgtaaacaagaggCTGCTTGCTTGCTTCTCTAGGGGAACACCAACGTTATTCAGATTCATCCTGAAGAGAACATTGTTTTTTACTCCAAACCACTAATGTAAACGTCATGGTGtcactagatgaaaagtcaggaaCACCAAACTCATTTGGATATGtcatctggggaccatgaatacAAAATGTGCTGCCAATACAGCTATCAGATGTTGAGATACAATAGTGAAAAGTGGCAACTTTGACCTGGTGCTGGAGGAAAATTCAGGGGACCACCTTTGTAATCTGGCTTTATCATATTGGAAATctgaatgtctgtaccaaaattcaagtttttgagatatttcagccTGATTCAAAGTGGTAGACTGATGGACACTGCTATTCCTAGGCACGTGCCGCTAGTGTGGCTAAAAATCTATTTCTTACAATTATCACAAACCCCACCTGAGGCAGACTTGTCAGCAGACTAAGAGAAATGGCACCGGAGCCACATCCCACTTCCAAGCATGTTTGCTGGGCGTCTGCACCGACTCCAGTCCCCAGCTTCATCTCCAGATCAGTGAGCATGAGTTCAACCAACTCCTGCaccaacacagaaaaaacactaCTCTGGTCATGTATGGTGGATCATTGGAATTTCACAGTACATTGTACGCATGTGTGGCCTGTTTTTTCATCGGTCAAACCTCGGTTTCAGGTCTTGGTATGAACACGGGAGGTCTCATCTTCAGTGTCAGATCTCTGAAGTCCCACTCCTCAATCACATACTGCACAGGCATTCTgcaccaaacacaaacatttatgaGTATtctcagaaaaaataaataaatttgaatgCATATTTATACAAAAATGTACTGGATGTACCTGGATAGGCGTCTAGAGCAGAGCTTCCACATCTGCTCAGTTTTTTCTGGACTGAGAAACTCTGTTAACCTCCTCTGATCAAGACTTTCTAGCTAGAGAAAGAAACAGCCTGTAAAAACAGGTGAATGTGGCTATTACAGCATTATGTCAGGCAATGAGCTCAGCAAATTTCCACTCACAGTTTTTGCCCCAAACAGATGAGCAATGATGTAATGGCTAGAGTGGTCCGGCTCCGTCACACCTCTCTCTGCAAAGTGTCTCTTCCATAAATTCACCGCTTCAAGTGCAGTGATACCTCCTGCAGGTAAGGCTGGAGCGCTGCCTGAATGCACTGCATGAGAGCTCCAAAGTCCCTAAAAGATCACAGAGAGATTCTAAATAACATTCCACAGGCACTTGTTGACTTTCCCTTGTCACTCCCCCTCGGAGGGAATCCCAATCACAATTGAAGTGATGCTGATGAGTCAAATTTGAAAGTTTCAGATCAAACGAGTTATGTGAGATTATTAGAAATACCTTCACAATCTAATGCAATTCGGTACGAGACTACATGCTACTGAGAGGTGATTCTAAAAATCTGACtctcatgtactgtatgcaaatGGTGCGTCTGGGTCTGTTGATGTGATTATTTAACCAGGTTTGTTCATTCTGAAGATTGAATTAAATCTAACCTTTTGTCCAGAAACAATTTGAAACTGTGCTGCCACTGCCAGACCCATATTCTGTAAGACAACTTGCAAAATACACTTATTAATACAGATCTTAAATCCACTCAAATGTAAATGCACATCCACAAATACATTGCtcaataactaaataaatgaataaaagcgTGTTAATATCTGCACTTGTTTGAAAGTTCAGTTGTCAAGTTGTTACGAAGAATTTATTTACTTGCATTCAAAGTTTAGTAGGTTTTTAATTTATCATTAATCAAGCAGCATTGGTGATCATTTCTCCTTAATGTCATACTCTTCCCTTTGTATGTATAGTGTAacaaggttgttgttgttttttgctgccTGCTTCCACATGTGCTAAAAACAGTTAGCGTCATCTACTGTACCAAGATGATAccctgaaaacaacaacaaaatctatTTGCCCTTTAGTTACCTTTGGTCCAACAGTCCTGCAGCCAAAGCATCTGTAGCCTGAGCTCAGAGATCTTCGCCACATGATTAATCTAAACAACCCCCCTTTACATCATTCATCTTTCAGTTTTAGAGGAATTTAGTTTGTGTAGCCATCAGCTGCTCTCGAGGCGCCCTTACAGTATACTGTTATACAGTATGCTTCAAATTCTTAGTTACTTTCGACTGTATCACCCTAAATGAGCAGATAATATAGCCAGATGGCACGCGACTCAGAGACCCTCACATGGCGCAGCAAACCTTTCTGTTGACGACGTGACGCAAAACCCACAGGCAAAACGTCTCCATATGCGACGGACCTGCGCAGCGCTGACCCTGGTGaacaatgttgcatttactgacTGTAGAATATTAGTATTTTTTGTAACATGTACACAACTAAACTCAGCAAAATGATGATTAGCACTAAAATCCCAGAGGGTTTTGATATATTCTACGTTGTATTACACGAGATAATGTAAATCGTGTGAACAGCTGATAGTAACGTTATGTAATAAATTTAATCCATCTGAAATACACTGTTTACTATAAAATAACGCAATTGCAGATCAACCAAAAATGTCGGGGGGAAAgcgattgttttttgttgtctatttattattttgtttgttaaaaaagacatatcatcatcataatcctcattctcatcatcatcatcatcatcatcaactgTCTCCgcagtgtgttttgtgtctgtaaTGTGTTTTAGTAAATTACGGGGAGCTCGTGAAGGTATCAGCATTGTCGTTCCATAAATCTGTTGTTTATGAGTGTGTCGAGTATTAGCTGAGTATTAGAGAGTTGTTAGATAGTTTGCTGTTTGCTTGCCAGCATTTTTTCCCAAAGTGCAGTGATAACACGTCGTCCAGACGTTAGAACTGCTAACGTTAAATGTTTACCCAGGCCACTAATGTTAACTTGTTTTTCAACGTTGCAACGGGACGCTAGCTTCCGTTGCAAATCGGAAAATCGGGGAAACCACACACAGAAGGAGACTGTTATCTGAAACTGACACGGTTTGGTTCAAGTTTGTTTAGCTGAACATTTGGTAACGTATCTAGTGTACGGCTGCCCTGACAAAAAGGTCTAAGATGAGCATGACCACTCGAATAGAGTGTATATTTTTCAGTGAGTTTCATCCCACCCTGGGTCCGAAGATAACATATCAGGTAAATATGTCTTATGAATCACCATGATCACTACCAGTAAGGCATACTTGTCCTTATCATGATAGTAAAGTTATAGTCTAGTTTGGTATCAGAAACATAAAGTGCATTGCAGTGTATGTATGCTGTTTCTCATTGTATAAATAtaggaaacacttttttttgtcaaaatagtATCAGATGTTGGCAGACATCTTGGTAAATAGTTCCAGAGTCTTTGCATTCTAGCTATGTGTTTGCTTGTATGTGTCATGGCTGTAAAATTAGATTAATTGATCTTTATTAATGGAAAGCATGTATGAAGGATTAATCCTTCTACATATTTGTGTGGAATTGACCTTGAAAGTGTAAAGTAAAGTACATAATCTTCTTAGTGCGTCTTATCTTATAGGATGAATGTCCTCATACAGTGTCCCCCCATGTCCTCTCCTGACAGGTCCCAGAGGAATACATTTCCCGGGAACTCTTTGACACAGTCCAGGTTTATATCATCACCAAGCCAGAACTGCAAAACAAGTTGATAACAGTGTATGTAATCTAATGCTTTTGTTCTCCTTGCCATAATTCGTTGATTTGTTTGCCCCTTGAGATCTTTTTTAGAACTGCTTTTAATGattaatgtgtgtatatttttagtgtgttattttcttcttttttttaactcccgTAAGGGTCTTGTGAAAAGcactataaaataaaatctattattattattattattgtttatgttgctcattttcagtatctgtgttctttttattttatttttagcactGCCATGGGGAAAAAATTAATCGGATGTCCTGTGTGCATCGAGCATAAAAAGTACAGCAGGAACGCCCTCCTGTTTAACCTCGGCCTTGTTTGTGACGCCCAAATCAACACGTGTGCCCTTGAGCCAATTGTCAAGAAGCTGTCTGGGTACCTCACAACTCTAGAGGTAGTGAATGATGCATGTTTGCATCTGCATTTGTTACATGTGATTGCTTTGATGCAAAGTTGTCAGTAATAAGACATCCCAGGGATGATCGTAATTGTTTTTTCCTCGTTGTGTTGCAGCTGGAGAGTGGCTTCATATCCAATGAGGAGAGCAAGCAGAAACTTTTACCCATTATGTCCACCTTGTTGGAAGAACTGAATGCCACAGGAGCCTGCACCTTACCCATAGGTatatcattttataatttactgtgtatatatttgagtagagctgcaaagattgattgatttattgatcaGTTGTTAACTATTAAactaatcgccaactattttggtAATGGATTAACCCTTGGAGTGATttttataaaactgaaaaaagaagaaatcgaTGATTCCAGTTTCTTCACTCCAGACAGTAGactgaatgtctttgagttgtggggaaaaaaacaacatttgaggATATCATCAAAATCTTGAAGGTGCTTATTTTCCTCCAAATAGTTTTGAAGATGTCGCAGCAGCACTAAAAGTGACTAACCAAAAATGTAATTCAGTAATAATTTGGTTTCATTACAGACCAGAAAGGTACCAAGACTCAGAAGCACTACTGCGCTGTCTGTTCTGTCAAGTGTGTgcaacaaacaaatatttgtctttttcgATATTCAATAAATTATGCAACACTCATAAAAGTAATTTTCTAGCTGTTTATTTTAGGAGATGTGGTATCTAACAAACTAAGTATCTCATTAAACCCATTTTCTAAAACTGATTAGTAGAAATAAAGGTTCTTACTTAAAACAATTACTAATCTTTCTTCAGGAAAAGTATTGCAACACTAAAGTTCATGGCTTGTCATTTGTGAAATACATTTAGGTACGGTGGCAACAATAGttgttctgtttcttttttaatcaagtCTCTTTTCTGATCTGTGTTTCTTGATAGACGAGTCCAACACCATCCATCTAAAGCTGATCCAGCTGCGAAAGGACCCCCCGATTGTCCAGGAGTATGATGTGCCAGTTTTCACCCAGTGCAAAGACCATTTTATCAAATCTCAGTGGGATCTCACCACTCAACAGGTATGCCTTGTGACTGATATCGAGGGACCTTCTGATAAGATACAGTATGTGCCAAAATtcgaagaaaaggagaaaagttAATTATTAAAGGCCTGTTATCATCTGTTCATGAAGcaatataaacatttattttatgaaatactttatttattcatatgagAAGGTGCCATTTATTGGTACAATAAATGGCACTATTGGCATTATTGCTGTAATAATAAACAGACTTGCAATAGCCTGGTACGTTGTATATACTTTTAATCTTATTAATCCAGCAATTCAGATCATGGAGTTTAATACAAGCCAACAATGTTCTACTGTATGCTGTTTACTGCAGATCCTGCCCTATATTGATGGATTTAGACACATCCAGAAAATCTCTGCTGAAGCCGATGTAGAGCTGAATCTTGTTCGCATTGCGGTGCAGAATTTGTTGTAAGTACATTTTAGTGAATACGTGGCAACACACACTAGTGGCAGCTGACGTGTGTCCAAACACCCGCACCCATTGTTTTCTATGTACAGTAAGCCCGGGGGTTGATCCACACCACCACATCATGACAAACCACTATCTTGTTTATCAGTGCTGATAGCCGTTAATGTTGTAAGACTTTGTTTCCAAAAGAAACCAAAGAGAGATACTGAAatcctctttttccttcacAGGTATTATGGAGTTGTGACCTTGGTGTCAATATTCCAGGTATGATGGTACTGTTTTTGATATTAAAGCCACTGTGATTTCCAGAATAaaatcaaaatagaaaaaaagtcatatttcaTAATAAAGTCTTTATTGTATGAAAAAGGTTATCATTGGTGAAAACTTATAACTTTATGTCatccacatttttcatttgCCATGTCAAagtcatgactttttttctcaaactcATCATTTTCCACTTTAATCAGTAACTCATGTCATAACTATTTGAGGGTTTGTTCAGTTCGGTGATTGCCTTGTCCTTCCAGTACAGCAACGTGTACTGCACTACCCCCAAAGTCCAGAGCCTCATCGACGACAAGCCCTTACAGGATGAGTGCCTCAACTATGTCACTAAACAGGGTAAGCAAGGTTCATAATTGTTGAACataagtgttatttttttccctttattttctGACGTTGTATTGTCTGTCAGGTCAGAAGCGTGCCAGTCTGAGGGATGTGTTCCAGCTGTACTGTGGTCTGAGTCCAGGAACCACAGTCCGAGACCTTTGTTCTCGCTACTCGCAGCAGCTTCAAAGGGTTGATGAGAGGTCGGCATCAATCACCTTATCAGTTCCTGAAAAGACTTCACAACTCTTGAAAAGTTAGGCCACAGTGACATTAATTTACATGTGGGTTGTGTCATGTGTTTCCTTTCAGGAGGCTGATCCAATTTGGACTGATGAAGTCTCTTATTAGACGGCTGCAGAAATATCCGGTGAAGGTGATCCGTGACCAGAAGAGCAGGCTGCCACGACTCTATACCGGTTGTCATAGTTATGATGAGATCTGCTGCAAAACAGGCAGGTTTTAAAAGCTCTTTCTGTTTGTTAAGTATAACTAATACGTGATTGTAGAAAACAAGTCTGCTCACAATGTTGTAATTTCACAGGGATCAGTTACCATGAGCTGGACGAACGTTTGGAAAATGATCCCAACATCGTGGTGTGCTGGAAGTGACATGAACTGAAAACAGACTGGAAGATACAGAGAAGCCTTAACCAAAGATGCCTTCAGTGACAAGAAGACCTATCTTGAAATAACAGTGAAAGTGaagtctttttttgtcatttttatgttcGATTAGTGTTGtcgtttttttaaacaaatgtccTTGTCAGGAATTAGCATAATTGTCTGTTTTGGTCAAGTGAGGAAGGAGATATTTATTAATACTGTCCAAAAGAGAATTTGTGATTAATAAACGAGAAAACACCAATGTGACGGTTTCTTAAATCACAGTGtataaaatgatgaaaacaatCACATCAAGATTGATTTTAGCGTCAGATTGAAGAACTGAAACCAGTGGATACAGAAGATTTCATGTTATCAGACTGGAAGAAATCTAACTTTGAAACTACAATAAGAAACATCAGTTTTTTGTAAGATAAGATGCACTTGTATTGATCCTCAGCGGGGGAATGTGGTTTTTGCAGGAGTAAAACAGaaaccacaaaaataaatatagatgCATGTAGAAAGTAACagaaatatataacagctacaaaaactaaaatagaaACTATACAAAAACACTTGGAGACAAATAGCATGTATAGTATAGTGCAGCAATATATGTAGTGTTTAGTATAGTGTAAGATACAACGTAGTGTATTTCATGTCATCAATTCAGAGGAATTTACACCAATACATGTATTTGATTTCTATAGTTACTTGttgctttacaaattaagatttaaaaaaatatataagcgTCTAAAATATGATATGTTgttatagattaaactaccAAGCACTTTATGAAACAGTAAAAATGCTACTTACACAGTAAGTAATTTTACATTTGTAACTCGTAAGTACATTTAGCTAgtaacagggctgccaacttttcccaaaaccttggagtgagatttgggggggcaacccatattttgcctcgtacaaagcaatttctttggctctttcagcatcattatacttcagggtttaaattgggatttgttatatgtggggggatggggctctccctaggggggtctgggggtatgcccccccaggaaaaacatttgaaaaataaaccattaaatggcactttctggagagttttgtgcaaaaaaaatggagaaatcaagtcttacatgatatgtgcaaaactgtagggttaagagcctttgcattgttgtagtatcaacaggtattagggcattcagcatgaacattatatacattattaaattcttatgatataagaactgacccagacaatgtgccaaacataatgaacaacatgaagagacaggagtatatgtcagcaacagctgagaagatttgggtctgtggggaacaggtccaggggtccctggtgtagggaccagggacccaaagttaaattaatgttgagggatcaactaagaccattgaaattctaaagaatgagaacctctgttttgcataaattctaatcctttaacctttgtgcaaaggctcagtaatgtttggccctcatcctctgtgccccccttactggatttactttttgggaaaataaagactatttgttcattttataaaacatcaaattaattatttacagttacatttagagatgcaccgaggttagagaagcaccatagtggcccaaagttgcagtatagtgtatatatagtatcGTATATATAGTTTAGTAGcctatagctcagatgtgtttcatcagatttctgctcttgtttacatttttatgcacattcaaaatataactcctcccatctgtgtccgagatgtggagagttgtaatatagtatatatagtatatatagtatatagtgtaatatagtctgctgtgcatgtcattgctccgctgatatggtggatctcactcagaccgtcgcaCAGACAGAGGCCCATtagggtctctggtctctgacaaagtttagaggcgGCCGTACGCTGCTCGTTATCGGAGGACTAGACGGATGCAACTTGTCACTGCCCCCCCAGAGcgggtccactaacatgaactgaagttgctacgctaccagccgtgctgctcacctctattgttacagagagagtggacacgaagcgacggacgggtctgtgatactcagagctcctacctgaagcgccggacgggtctgtgatactcagagctcatacctgaagccggggaaatgcacctgggatggctcgtgcaaaaatgttctcagtttgcgacaattcgaaactacagacagggagcgctcttgaaccccctcacagtctctgaaagctcaactagtcgatcacgagtggctcaacagccAGATCTATAGTTAAAAACtcatcttcattaatttgaccgacacttcagcgtgagaaatcgggggtgtggcgtgtgagcgtgtgaaaccggtcaaatgcgtgtgtctcacggccaatgcgtgagagttggcagccctgtagtAATACTTTCGGATTCGTTTTACAGTGTGGAACTGCAGCTCTGGATCATAAACTGCTCATTGTATAGAGTTTTTCATACTCTagctggttttgttttttgaagacATACCGCCCGTCTCTGGCGGCAGAGAGGAACTGCGTTATGGGTGCGCTTGGTTTGCAGTCACCATGACAACCAAAGAAAACCAAGGGTatcgctaacgctagctagctagctagttaactaCGAAACAACTTAACTGAAGAGtgacattatttttctttttttttacttgatagCTTGCTGAGTACTTCCTTTGACGAAATGGACACGGCTGTAATTCTTCCTTACGAAGCAGAGAGGTTTGTTCAAAGTCTGGAAACATTCTCTCTTAAAGAAGTGGGCTCAGAGAGGTAAGATCTATCAGCAAACCGTGTCCATGGTCGGACACCGTTCGCGGCTGTTGGACATATCCGTACAGTTTATCCACGTTAGTTTTGACTTTAGGGACAGTAAGCAGATCTGCCACAGGCTAGGCGACCTACGAATTCGCCACTGtttataaaatagttttttctttatgtgtgattatttctttgtgtgttgACAGGTGGTTCAGACAGCATGAGTGCATTGAGAAACTTAACATGCAGGCGATACTAAATGTTTCTGCCATGCACGATGAGTTCATCAAGGAGCTGCTGGTGTCATTTGGAAAGGTGACTGTTACCTCTCTAGCTAAAGAAATGTGGAAATGGTGGTGCCATTTAGAGAAGTCCCGCTAAAAACTAagaaaattctttttttctaccGGTTTATATTGCTGAAAATTACGATAGCATGATGAACACATTAGAACAAGCTTTTGGCTACAgtatctttttttgtctcctccccctctctagATACCTGTCCTGGTCCATGAAATGATCCTTGTCGAGGTGTGGAAGCACAAAGTGTTCCCAATTTTTTGTCAGCTGCAGGACTTTAATCCCAACAACACATTTCATCTTTACATGGTGGTAAGTGTAAAATGAGATGTAAAGTGATGAGCAGCTTGCAGTGCTTACACTTGATTTGGTGTGTACTTCAATGTCTCCGTCTTAGATCCACCATGAAGCCACGGTCATAAACCTACTTGAAACGATAATGTATCATAAGGTCAGTGTGTCCATAAATACATAACCCTACATTGTACTCATCTGCACCATATTTTATATGCGTGAAAGCATGGATCACGTGGCAAGGCAGTTTTGACTCTTTATctctataaataataatataaatgaagCTGTATGTGACATGTTGAAAGAAGTGTGTGTATTGTGCAGGATTCATGGGAGGCAGCTGATGATTCTGTTCTTGACTTGGTTGATTACTGCCACCGCAAGCTCACCCTGCTGGCCAGCAAAGTAATCAGGGAGGGTGCAACAACTGACCAACACAACCTGACAGGAAACGCTGTTGGTCCCTCTATAGAGGTACTGAGATCTGAAATATATAGTGCTTttgttggttttattgtttAGACTATTGCAGAAGAGTTCTGCTGGTACTGATTAGTCACATATTCTTGTCACTTGGTGAAGGTGTTGCAGATGCAGAATGCTGCACTGGAGTTCGAGATCTCCCTAAAGGCTGTCTCTGTGCTGCGCTACATCACTGATCACACCGAGAGGTAAGGCTGTGTGTCTGGACCAGGGATTACAGAAGAGAATCTGAGAAATCTTCTCATTCTTATAGTCATTTACACATCAAGCTAAACCTTTACattatatagtatattttttttagagtCTAAGAGTACAACTGATTTATGCTGCAACAACTATCattattgcttttttctttttaaatgtatgtaacattttgTTACAGTGCAAAAAATTCTGATTTCTCAATACAAAGGTTAACAAATCTTCAAATTGCGtgttttgtccgaccaacagGCTAAACCCCAAATATATTACATTTGCAATcatatttcaaaattaaacaaaaaaagcaaattctAACATTTATCAGTTTTCAAAGTAGTTGCCCAGTTAgttttctgtcattgtgttaatTCACCATTCCTTTCATCTCTACAGCTGAcagaattatatatttttttctttacagtatCAGTGTCATTAATCGCATGCTGTGCACCCATAACATGCCTTGCGTGCTGGTCCAGCTGATTGACTGCTGCCCTTGGAGTCGCTGTAAAGAAGGTACATCCCACTTcttgcattttaaatttgtcttTAAATTTGTGCATGGGACATTTTGCCTAATACGTGACCATCATTCAATTGCATACTCCCTGTCTCCAACTGAAGGTGAGGTAGAAAAGTACATAAATGGCAGATGGCAGAAGATTCCTGTTGAGGACCGTTTAAAGATGACAAAACTGGATGGTCAGGTCTGGATTTCCCTTTAcaatctgctgctgaaggaaGACTGCCAAAGGAAATATGACTTCAACAACTTCAACAAGAACCAGCTTCTAAAGGTATACTGTGAATACAATGTTGACTGACTCTTTGCACTGGACAGcaattttcatttctttatgtTATTGTGCTGTGCTGCTTGCATTATTTTAGTTGATCATCGACTTTAAACTGTATCAAGTAACTCCTCCTAAATCCAAGGGGCTACTGTACATTAGCTGTACACTGAAGCTTTAAGCAACACTACGTAACTTTTCCCTCTTCAGTCttcctacaggttggaagcggaatagtcccattatgtctcattggaattacagatccgctacccgatctggcaaacttatACAGTGCGTTTATAGCCAgtagagagccgcaaagcaaatgcagaagtgccgttcaccctgttatgaGTTGAGttgaaaaagttacaaagtGTTGCTTTAAGAAGTGCATAAGTGCCAGATCATTGTCCTCCAACATCATATCTGATCTCCTCGCttgttaaaacacacattcagttTCCAAGGGTTGTTTTGACTAAGATGTTTCCTCCTATTATACGCTTTCTCATCCTCTTCCTGTTGCATTAATGATATAAACAGGGAACCTTGTGCATCCTCCTGTAAtcactttttccccttttatgcAGTCTGCCTAACTCATTGTAGAACATTCTAaagaagttgtttttgttgctgctgtgttATTTGTGGGCTTATCGTTCATGTTACACAGCTTCGGGGTTTCTTGACAGAAGTGTTGATTGATCAGCTGCCAAACCTGGTGGAGCTTCAGCGTTACCTGGCTCATCTGGCCGTTACAGACCCTGCCCCTCCAAAAAAGGAACTCATTTTAGAACAGGTGTGTACCTGTTCTAAAATTCtcccacatgcacacatttctcTATGTCTAACTATGTCCCCTGTGCATTTACCCTCTGATTTGCTTCATGCATAGATCCCAGAAATGTGGAACCACATTGTGAGAGAGAACTCTGGGAGGTGGAAGGCTATAGCAAAGTATCAAGTCAAAGAAACTTTCAGCCCATCTGAAACTGACCTGAGGCTGCAGGCACAGAGGTAATACTGAAAACACCAGTCTAAGACACAGATAAATCTCCTCTATTCCATTCCTCTGTGATTATCATTGAGATTGTCAAGTGtcaagtaacgaagtacaacaTCATTCTTACATGGTCACAtaattatctgtactttctactccttacattttaaaaatagccttgtTACTCTTATTTGGgtttggcttgttttcattACGGCTTGTCATAGTTCAAAAAAACacgcacaaaaaaataaaaaaacctatCCAGATAAATTGCGCCATCCGGATAGAGTGAATCCATTGCCCTCACAGATTCCTGCAGCTAAGCTTGGATGTACATTTGCATTCCAATAAAGGCTATTGATAACATGCCTCTGAAGTTTGACTTTTTGTACCAATACAATACTTATAGGCAACTAGTCATATCTTCTACTCCAATGAACACATGCTAATGCTCAGTAGTACACATATATAGTTCTTTAATGTATTTGCATTGTactaaaatgcattcattttcagTGGGCATAAATGTGGCTGAAACAGGTGCATCccaatttttcaacattaacatttaaaataacattataGTGATATATAgaagtttttttaaaccctagtatctatacttctacctgagtattgaatgtgaatacttttgaaACCTGTCATCGTTTTACCAGGTTGGCAGAGGTGTACAATTTGGATGTGATGGAGAGTTTACTCCCTGAGAAGCCAAAGTGTGGATCCTGTGGGAAAGAGGCTTCAAAGAGATGCTCTCGATGTCAGGGAGAATGGTACTGTCACAGGTaagacatatatacatataagtaAGTAATGCGGACGCTGTTCCTGATTGTCGTGGT is a genomic window containing:
- the nprl2 gene encoding GATOR1 complex protein NPRL2 codes for the protein MSMTTRIECIFFSEFHPTLGPKITYQVPEEYISRELFDTVQVYIITKPELQNKLITVTAMGKKLIGCPVCIEHKKYSRNALLFNLGLVCDAQINTCALEPIVKKLSGYLTTLELESGFISNEESKQKLLPIMSTLLEELNATGACTLPIDESNTIHLKLIQLRKDPPIVQEYDVPVFTQCKDHFIKSQWDLTTQQILPYIDGFRHIQKISAEADVELNLVRIAVQNLLYYGVVTLVSIFQYSNVYCTTPKVQSLIDDKPLQDECLNYVTKQGQKRASLRDVFQLYCGLSPGTTVRDLCSRYSQQLQRVDERRLIQFGLMKSLIRRLQKYPVKVIRDQKSRLPRLYTGCHSYDEICCKTGISYHELDERLENDPNIVVCWK
- the hemk1 gene encoding MTRF1L release factor glutamine methyltransferase isoform X1, with the translated sequence MLWLQDCWTKVVLQNMGLAVAAQFQIVSGQKGLWSSHAVHSGSAPALPAGGITALEAVNLWKRHFAERGVTEPDHSSHYIIAHLFGAKTLESLDQRRLTEFLSPEKTEQMWKLCSRRLSRMPVQYVIEEWDFRDLTLKMRPPVFIPRPETEELVELMLTDLEMKLGTGVGADAQQTCLEVGCGSGAISLSLLTSLPQLKAIALDQSQDAVDLTGENALRFGLQDRLQIHHIDVMKDAETLLSLCSDVSALVSNPPYLFSEDMTTLEPEIFQFEDHAALDGGKDGLKVIKQILTLAPQILSNHGRVYLEVDPRHPLLIQHWVEENVQEMHYVETRHDINGRPRFCILRKEKSNKEHKLDLD
- the hemk1 gene encoding MTRF1L release factor glutamine methyltransferase isoform X3, translated to MLWLQDCWTKVVLQNMGLAVAAQFQIVSGQKGLWSSHAVHSGSAPALPAGGITALEAVNLWKRHFAERGVTEPDHSSHYIIAHLFGAKTLESLDQRRLTEFLSPEKTEQMWKLCSRRLSRMPVQYVIEEWDFRDLTLKMRPPVFIPRPETEELVELMLTDLEMKLGTGVGADAQQTCLEVGCGSGAISLSLLTSLPQLKAIALDQSQDAVDLTGENALRFEDHAALDGGKDGLKVIKQILTLAPQILSNHGRVYLEVDPRHPLLIQHWVEENVQEMHYVETRHDINGRPRFCILRKEKSNKEHKLDLD
- the zmynd10 gene encoding zinc finger MYND domain-containing protein 10, coding for MLLTHLLSTSFDEMDTAVILPYEAERFVQSLETFSLKEVGSERWFRQHECIEKLNMQAILNVSAMHDEFIKELLVSFGKIPVLVHEMILVEVWKHKVFPIFCQLQDFNPNNTFHLYMVIHHEATVINLLETIMYHKDSWEAADDSVLDLVDYCHRKLTLLASKVIREGATTDQHNLTGNAVGPSIEVLQMQNAALEFEISLKAVSVLRYITDHTESISVINRMLCTHNMPCVLVQLIDCCPWSRCKEGEVEKYINGRWQKIPVEDRLKMTKLDGQVWISLYNLLLKEDCQRKYDFNNFNKNQLLKLRGFLTEVLIDQLPNLVELQRYLAHLAVTDPAPPKKELILEQIPEMWNHIVRENSGRWKAIAKYQVKETFSPSETDLRLQAQRLAEVYNLDVMESLLPEKPKCGSCGKEASKRCSRCQGEWYCHRECQVKHWSKHKRACQLMAETTEKIQRDLHINS
- the hemk1 gene encoding MTRF1L release factor glutamine methyltransferase isoform X2; its protein translation is MWRRSLSSGYRCFGCRTVGPKGLWSSHAVHSGSAPALPAGGITALEAVNLWKRHFAERGVTEPDHSSHYIIAHLFGAKTLESLDQRRLTEFLSPEKTEQMWKLCSRRLSRMPVQYVIEEWDFRDLTLKMRPPVFIPRPETEELVELMLTDLEMKLGTGVGADAQQTCLEVGCGSGAISLSLLTSLPQLKAIALDQSQDAVDLTGENALRFGLQDRLQIHHIDVMKDAETLLSLCSDVSALVSNPPYLFSEDMTTLEPEIFQFEDHAALDGGKDGLKVIKQILTLAPQILSNHGRVYLEVDPRHPLLIQHWVEENVQEMHYVETRHDINGRPRFCILRKEKSNKEHKLDLD